The Stieleria maiorica genome includes the window GGTCTTGCGCGGCCGCGGGGGACGCGGCAAGCGATGGGATCAAAACGGCGGCGATCAGGGTGAGTGAGAGAAGGTTGGTGCGGCGCATGGGTGACTTTTGGGGCGGTAGGATGAAAAGGGTGATCTTGCCGATGCCGGCCTGCAGCGTCAGCGAGGGGCCACGTGGCGTCCCTCGCTGACGCTTCGGGCTGGCATGATCGGAAACCGGCACGGTCCGGTTAGCCGTCGGTCCGCGCCGGCAACGTGGATTCGATTTCGTCCAGGACGCGTTGTTCGGCCGGGCAGACCTTTCCCACGCCAAGCACGCCACCGGAGGCCATGGCGACTTCCTTGGCCTGTTCCAACAACCGCTGGCGTAGCTTGTTGGCGGTCTCGGCGGGCAGTGTGTGGTGGACGCCCGCGGCGTATTCTTTCCACAACCCCCACATGTCGCGTGGCGGACGCGCTTGCAGCCATTGTTCCAGCAACCGGAACGCGAGCGGGTTGGAGCTGACCCCTCGCCGCAGCGCCGCACTCATCACACTCTTGCGTTCTTCCGGGGTGACCGAGCCGCTGGCCCAGGCGACGAACACCAGCGGGGTCAGCGTCATCGCGGCGATGTTGGACGCGTTGATGCCGGCTTCGACCAAGTGGGTCGCCACGCGTTCGTCGCGGACCCCGGTCGCCTTGGTCAGTTCCGCCAGACGTTCGTCGCGTTCATCTTTCTCGCGAAGCTTGCGCAAAAGTTCCTGGTCGACACGTTGGAAGTATTGATCTTCCAGAGCTTGCCCACGTCGGTGAATCGTGTCCCGTTCGATCATCTTCATGTTCCTTCTGTTGCGTGACGTTCCGTTGCGTGCGTTCGCGTTGGGGCTGAAATCGAGTTTCAACCGTTACAATGCAAACGGAGTGCCGATCCGGATGCGATCGGGGACCATTTTCCGTTTGATGCGTTGTGAAAGACCCGAAACGCGTGGTCGATGTTGTCGCCACGGCGGTGCGTGGCGGTGGAGCGAGGAAGAGGTCGCCCAGACTGTGTGCGGCTGGGCGCGCCGGCCCGCCTGGGTGTGCACCGGGGCACGAAATTCGGTATTTTAGATGCGGCAAACCGTCACGCTGGGTGTGCGTTTCGCGGCGTTTCGCCGCTGCGGGGTCCAGAATTCGAATTAACACTCCGCCTTCGGCACCAAATTTGTTAAACAGCGGGCTTGTCGCGGTCGTCCCCGTTAAGGCCGCAAGGAAATCACTGACCAAAGATGAACGCCGCTGATGGACACGCATGTCGCGAATCAATCGGAGCAAGCCGATGCAGCAGATGGGACCACGACACAACGCTCGACTGTATTGGAGTCATTCAGCTATGACGACGGGATCGTTCGCCTGTTCGCGACGGCGACGATCGTTTGGGCGCTGGTAGGCACCCTGGCGGGGCTGTTCGTCGCATTGTTGTTGGTGATGCCGACGTTGACCGAGGGGATCCCGTGGCTGTCATTCGGGCGGTTGAGACCGCTGCACACCAACGCGGCGATCTTCGCGTTCGCCGGCAACGCGATCTTCGCGGCGGTTTATTACAGCACCCAGCGATTGTGCAAGGCACGGATGTGGAGCGACACGCTCAGCCGGCTGCACTTTTGGGGCTGGCAGGCGATCATCGTCGCCGCGGCGGTGACGTTGCCGTTGGGAATCACCCAGTCGCGTGAGTACGCCGAATTGGAGTGGCCGATCGACATCGCGATCGCGGTGGTGTGGTTGCTGATCTTCGGCGGCAACTTCCTGATGACGTTGATCAATCGTCGCGAGCGTCACATGTACGTGGCGTTGTGGTTTTACATCGCGACGATCGTCACGGTCGCGGTCTTGCACGTGTTCAACAACCTGGTCGTTCCGGCCGGATTGTTCAAAGGATACAGCGTTTACGCGGGGGTTCAGGACGCTTTCATGCAGTGGTGGTATGGTCACAACGCGGTGGCGTTTTTCCTGACCACGCCGTTTTTGGGTTTGATGTATTACTTCCTGCCCAAGGCGGCCGACCGGCCGGTGTTCAGTTACCGATTGAGCATCATCCACTTTTGGTCGTTGGTATTCATCTACATCTGGGCCGGTCCCCACCACTTGCACTACACGGCGTTGCCGGAGTGGGCCAGCACGTTGGGGATGTTGTTCAGTTTGATGCTGTGGATGCCCAGCTGGGGCGGCATGATCAACGGTTTGCTGACGCTACGCGGTGCCTGGCACAAGGTCGCCGCCGACCCGGTGCTGAAATTCTTTGTCGTCGGCGTAACCTTTTATGGGATGGCGACGTTCGAAGGCCCGATGTTGTCGATCAAATCGGTCAACTCGCTCAGCCACTACACCGACTGGACGATCGCCCACGTCCACTCCGGGGCGCTCGGATGGAACGGGTTCATGGCGTTCGGCATGCTGTACTGGCTGCTGCCGCGAATCTTCCAGACCAAGATCTGGAGCGAAAAACTGGTCAGTTTGCACTTCTGGACCGGCACGCTGGGGATTCTGCTGTACATCGTGCCGATCTACGCCGCCGGTCTGATGCAGGGTCTGATGTGGCGTGCGATGGATGAGACCGGAAACCTTCAATACCCGGACTTCATCGAAACGGTCCAATCGATCGTCCCGCTGTGGTGGGTGCGTGTGCTGGGCGGTGCGTTGTATGTCGGCGGGATCGTGATGTTGTGCATCAACGCGTTGTTCACTTGGTTCGG containing:
- the ccoN gene encoding cytochrome-c oxidase, cbb3-type subunit I, whose product is MDTHVANQSEQADAADGTTTQRSTVLESFSYDDGIVRLFATATIVWALVGTLAGLFVALLLVMPTLTEGIPWLSFGRLRPLHTNAAIFAFAGNAIFAAVYYSTQRLCKARMWSDTLSRLHFWGWQAIIVAAAVTLPLGITQSREYAELEWPIDIAIAVVWLLIFGGNFLMTLINRRERHMYVALWFYIATIVTVAVLHVFNNLVVPAGLFKGYSVYAGVQDAFMQWWYGHNAVAFFLTTPFLGLMYYFLPKAADRPVFSYRLSIIHFWSLVFIYIWAGPHHLHYTALPEWASTLGMLFSLMLWMPSWGGMINGLLTLRGAWHKVAADPVLKFFVVGVTFYGMATFEGPMLSIKSVNSLSHYTDWTIAHVHSGALGWNGFMAFGMLYWLLPRIFQTKIWSEKLVSLHFWTGTLGILLYIVPIYAAGLMQGLMWRAMDETGNLQYPDFIETVQSIVPLWWVRVLGGALYVGGIVMLCINALFTWFGRPDSYDVPVYSAPRLTDDYQDDPKPKSDLDDVPMLDSAKSLSVWARMGWHRRWERLPVRFTVLTTLAVVIATLFELVPTFLIRSNVPTIATVKPYTPLELAGRHIFVSEGCYNCHSQMIRPIVAETKRYGEYSKPGEFIYDRPFQWGSRRIGPDLAREGGRQSSFWHWRHFENPAYVSPGSVMPSYEHLLTEEMNFDAIAPHVKAAWQLGAPYSDEDLNNTAEVAYKQAERVAAEIVAQGGPASTMDTQAVALIAYLQRIGIDLFATPEPKPEESGGDVAAGTAVESGDTAAEAEADDETE